One window from the genome of Amaranthus tricolor cultivar Red isolate AtriRed21 chromosome 9, ASM2621246v1, whole genome shotgun sequence encodes:
- the LOC130823263 gene encoding uncharacterized protein LOC130823263, with the protein MRQRRWLELINDYDLEFNYHEAWELESRLAALSIRPSIFEEIFTNQVSDSLLEKTREQVKERKAEGFTIFEDGRVRYKGRWCVPSTCTELKDKILTEAHISKYSKVKSEHKRPAGLPRTRSGNDTLWVIVDRLTKSARFIPINNQWGMDQLAQAYLKHVIRYQGVPRSIVSDRDTRYVLKFWEAFQAALGTELLRSTSFHPATDGQTERTNRTLEDILRAVALDRQESWDECLDMVEFSYNNSYQTSIQMAPFEALYGRRCRPAMLEEMTDQVKMIQERLKAAQDRQNSYTDLKRRPDEFAVGDYLKRYVPDKSHMLDLEPLDLDENLSYEEKPIEILDSKDATWETEDSMREKYPHLFPEFRMYVRKSTSFVVVKTDTLTLEARSVLELMI; encoded by the exons CATGGGAGCTAGAGTCCCGGTTAGCAGCCTTATCCATTCGACCTtcaatttttgaggaaatttttACAAATCAAGTGAGTGACTCCTTATTGGAGAAAACGAGAGAGCAGGTTAAAGAAAGGAAAGCTGAAGGATTCACGATATTCGAGGATGGTAGAGTTCGATACAAGGGTCGATGGTGTGTACCTTCTACTTGCACAGAGCTTAAGGATAAGATCTTGACAGAGGCTCATATTTCAAAGTACTCT AAAGTAAAGAGTGAGCATAAGAGGCCTGCAG gtttaccgaGGACTAGGTCGGGAAATGATACGTTATGGGTGATCGTAGATAGACTCACCAAGAGTGCTAGGTTCATTCCGATAAATAATCAGTGGGGTATGGATCAGTTGGCTCAAGCTTACCTTAAGCATGTTATACGATACCAGGGTGTCCCTAGATCTATAGTGTCTGATCGTGATACTAGATATGTGTTAAAATTTTGGGAAGCATTTCAGGCAGCTTTGGGTACAGAACTTCTTAGGAGCACATCTTTTCACCCGGCTACTGATGGGCAAACTGAACGCACGAATAGAACACTTGAAGATATATTGCGAGCCGTAGCTTTGGATAGGCAAGAATCTTGGGATGAGTGCCTAGATATGGTggaattttcatacaataatagttACCAGACAAGCATTCAGATGGCACCTTTCGAAGCTTTATATGGTCGTCGTTGTC GTCCGGCTATGTTAGAGGAGATGACTGATCAAGTAAAAATGATTCAAGAAAGACTTAAGGCGGCCCAGGATCGGCAAAATTCCTACACAGATCTTAAGAGGAGACCTGATGAGTTTGCCGTAGGGGATTAT TTGAAGCGATATGTTCCCGATAAATCTCATATGCTAGATCTCGAGCCCTTAGACCTTGATGAGAACTTGTCTTATGAGGAGAAACCTATCGAGATCTTAGATTCTAAG GATGCAACGTGGGAAACTGAGGATTCTATGCGTGAGAAATACCCACACCTTTTTCCTGAG TTTCGGATGTATGTCCGTAAATCTACTTCTTTTGTAGTCGTTAAAACCGATACGTTAACACTGGAAGCACGATCCGTTTtggagttgatgatttga